A region of Micromonospora sp. WMMD882 DNA encodes the following proteins:
- a CDS encoding DUF4352 domain-containing protein, with product MSHPPGPPQDPFQPDPDPYGYADPPYYPDPTAPPPPGPGYPPTTPYPAHQPEPSTPPPPYPTSGAPGPVSGGPGYPPPVSGAPGYPPPVSGAPGYPPPVSGAPGYPPPVSGAPGYPPPVSGAPGYPPPVSGAPGYPPPVSGAPGYPPPVSGAPGYPPPVSGAPGYPPPGGGPVYQPGVPPYAPQKSSGGGRTVLLVVGIVVAAMMLLCCAGVVVAALSSDDDADLGTGRGVGGPPTPATSNAPLIAPPEAAPGSGITPTPRPSDRDGETFGMKAGDTLVITDNEGTLEVTINKFTTSNKGCRSFAPDPDEGMYLIADVTARVTKGTASVNPFYFEWVADDGTTTNGLIGALSGCGSPLDSGVSLRTGSKRSGTVVFDVADKKGVVEYQHNFEAAGSWKP from the coding sequence GTGAGTCACCCCCCAGGCCCGCCGCAGGATCCCTTCCAACCGGACCCCGATCCGTACGGCTACGCGGATCCGCCGTACTACCCGGACCCGACGGCGCCGCCCCCGCCCGGCCCGGGCTACCCGCCGACCACGCCGTACCCGGCGCACCAGCCGGAGCCGTCGACCCCGCCGCCGCCGTACCCGACCAGCGGCGCGCCAGGCCCGGTCTCCGGCGGGCCCGGCTACCCACCGCCGGTCTCCGGCGCGCCGGGCTATCCGCCGCCGGTCTCCGGCGCGCCCGGTTATCCGCCGCCCGTCTCCGGCGCGCCCGGTTATCCGCCGCCCGTCTCCGGCGCGCCCGGCTACCCGCCGCCCGTCTCCGGCGCGCCCGGCTACCCGCCGCCCGTCTCCGGCGCGCCCGGCTACCCGCCGCCCGTCTCCGGCGCGCCCGGCTACCCGCCGCCCGTCTCCGGCGCGCCCGGCTACCCGCCGCCCGTCTCCGGCGCGCCCGGTTATCCGCCGCCGGGGGGCGGGCCGGTCTACCAGCCGGGGGTGCCGCCGTACGCGCCGCAGAAGTCGTCCGGTGGCGGCAGGACCGTCCTGCTGGTGGTGGGGATCGTCGTGGCGGCGATGATGCTGCTCTGCTGCGCCGGGGTGGTCGTTGCGGCGCTCTCCAGCGACGACGACGCCGACCTGGGCACCGGCCGCGGCGTCGGCGGGCCACCCACCCCGGCCACCTCCAACGCGCCGCTGATCGCGCCGCCCGAGGCCGCCCCGGGCAGCGGGATCACCCCGACGCCCAGGCCGAGCGACCGGGACGGCGAGACGTTCGGCATGAAGGCCGGTGACACGTTGGTGATCACCGACAACGAGGGCACCCTGGAAGTCACGATCAACAAGTTCACCACCTCGAACAAGGGCTGCCGGTCGTTCGCGCCCGACCCGGACGAGGGCATGTACCTGATCGCCGACGTGACCGCCCGGGTCACCAAGGGCACCGCCTCGGTCAACCCGTTCTACTTCGAGTGGGTCGCCGACGACGGCACCACCACCAACGGTCTGATCGGCGCGCTCTCCGGCTGCGGCAGTCCGCTGGACTCGGGCGTCAGCCTGCGTACCGGCAGCAAGCGCAGCGGCACCGTGGTGTTCGACGTGGCCGACAAGAAGGGCGTGGTCGAGTACCAGCACAACTTCGAGGCCGCCGGCTCCTGGAAGCCGTAG
- a CDS encoding DUF6817 domain-containing protein produces MSRYDDACAWLRDRGTETVEHPGGTLYAHLLRIHDRLGAVGHDETVRLAGLTHAAYGTDGFDLTLLDPADRAPLRALVGVDAERLVHWYGACDRRRTWRNLATSGQVVDRHTGRAGTLPPRWRRPFVDLSIVNELDVMAYDPTVAQRYGDYFRTLFAAWSAVASPDVTAEARRLLGDDRPD; encoded by the coding sequence GTGAGCCGCTACGACGACGCGTGCGCCTGGCTGCGGGACCGCGGCACCGAGACGGTCGAGCACCCGGGCGGCACCCTCTACGCCCACCTGCTGCGGATCCACGACCGGCTCGGGGCGGTCGGCCACGACGAGACCGTCCGGCTGGCCGGGCTCACCCACGCCGCGTACGGCACGGACGGGTTCGACCTGACCCTGCTCGACCCGGCGGACCGTGCGCCGCTGCGGGCGCTGGTCGGCGTGGACGCCGAACGACTTGTCCACTGGTACGGGGCCTGCGACCGGCGGCGCACCTGGCGGAACCTGGCCACCAGCGGGCAGGTCGTCGACCGGCACACCGGCCGCGCCGGGACGCTGCCCCCACGATGGCGTCGCCCGTTCGTGGACCTCAGCATCGTCAACGAGTTGGACGTGATGGCGTACGACCCGACGGTCGCGCAGCGGTACGGCGACTACTTCCGTACCCTCTTCGCGGCCTGGTCGGCGGTGGCCTCGCCGGACGTGACGGCCGAGGCGCGGCGACTGCTGGGCGACGACCGACCCGACTGA
- a CDS encoding PQQ-dependent sugar dehydrogenase yields the protein MSDRVRRWKLTRIGLVGALLAGVAVAAPVTTATPANAVTLPAGFQEQVVFSGLNLPTNVEFAPDGRIFVAEKGGRIRVYDDLADTTPTTFADLSANVHNQHDRGLLGLAVHPQFPTQPYVYVLYSYDAPPGQTAPYWNDNCAAVGGTNGGQCIVTGRLSRLTAAGNQMTGSEQVLVQDWCQQYASHSVGDLAFGADGMLYVSAGDGASYDVVDYGQRGNPVNPCGDPPGGAMTPPTAEGGALRAQDLRTPADPTSLDGTLLRLDPATGQAAPGNPLAGSSDANARRIVADGMRNPYRITVRPGTNDVWLGDVGWTKWEEINRVANPTAGVSNFGWPCYEGAGRQSGYDGANLDVCENLYTGAGQTAPFYTYDHAATVVAGETCPTGSSSVGGVAFYPAAGGSYPAAYRGALFFSDYSRDCIWAMLPAAPGGLPVATNRQTFAAAAANPVDLAVGPGGDLYYVDIGGGALRRIRYFPGNQPPVAQIAASPTSGPAPLTVSFDATGSTDPDPADQGKLTYQWDFTNDGTVDSTAATVQHTYPAGGPYTARLRVVDSLGASATATVPIQTGNSMPTAVIDTPGASFTWAVNTPITFTGHATDPDQGTLPATALSWRMNLHHCSAPDNCHIHVLQEWTGVAGGSIAGPDHEYPSYLELVLTATDAGGLSHSTSVRLDPRTVNLTFDTNPSGLQVAVNSGAQATPFTRTVIQGSTNTVSAVTPQTSGGQTYAFSSWSDGGAQTHIVTAPTTPTTYTAGFTAQSASVRLPQSQLSVEGVDSQEILLRNGWSSNAIDGSPSTYWHTRYLLSVPPHWIDLDLGANRQVNRLHYLPRQDRSDGRIAGYEVYLSTDGSTWGSPVATGTFPDTTAEQTVAIPPTNARYVRLRALGEVDGGPWTTVAELNVGVAPTG from the coding sequence ATGTCAGACAGGGTGCGCAGGTGGAAGTTGACCAGGATCGGCCTGGTCGGGGCCCTGCTGGCGGGGGTGGCGGTGGCCGCGCCGGTCACCACGGCCACTCCGGCGAACGCGGTGACGCTCCCGGCCGGCTTCCAGGAGCAGGTCGTGTTCAGCGGGCTCAACCTGCCGACCAACGTCGAGTTCGCCCCCGACGGGCGGATCTTCGTCGCCGAGAAGGGTGGCCGGATCAGGGTCTACGACGACCTGGCCGACACCACCCCCACCACGTTCGCGGACCTCTCCGCCAACGTGCACAACCAGCACGACCGGGGGCTGCTCGGGCTCGCGGTCCACCCCCAGTTCCCGACCCAGCCGTACGTGTACGTGCTGTACTCCTACGACGCCCCGCCCGGCCAGACCGCGCCGTACTGGAACGACAACTGCGCGGCCGTCGGCGGCACCAACGGCGGGCAGTGCATCGTCACCGGCCGGCTCTCCCGGCTCACCGCCGCCGGCAACCAGATGACCGGCAGCGAGCAGGTGCTCGTCCAGGACTGGTGCCAGCAGTACGCCAGCCACTCCGTCGGCGACCTGGCCTTCGGCGCGGACGGCATGCTCTACGTCTCCGCCGGTGACGGGGCCAGCTACGACGTGGTCGACTACGGCCAGCGCGGCAACCCGGTCAACCCGTGCGGCGACCCGCCCGGCGGCGCGATGACCCCGCCCACCGCCGAGGGCGGCGCGCTGCGCGCCCAGGACCTGCGCACCCCCGCCGACCCGACCAGCCTGGACGGCACGCTGCTGCGCCTCGACCCGGCCACCGGGCAGGCCGCCCCGGGCAACCCGCTGGCCGGCAGCTCCGACGCCAACGCCCGGCGGATCGTCGCGGACGGCATGCGCAACCCGTACCGGATCACCGTGCGGCCCGGCACCAACGACGTCTGGCTCGGCGACGTCGGCTGGACGAAGTGGGAGGAGATCAACCGGGTCGCCAACCCGACCGCCGGGGTGTCGAACTTCGGCTGGCCCTGCTACGAGGGCGCCGGCCGGCAGAGCGGCTACGACGGCGCGAACCTGGACGTCTGCGAGAACCTCTACACCGGGGCCGGGCAGACCGCGCCGTTCTACACGTACGACCACGCGGCCACCGTCGTGGCCGGGGAGACCTGCCCGACCGGCAGCTCGTCCGTCGGCGGGGTGGCCTTCTACCCGGCTGCCGGCGGCAGCTACCCGGCCGCGTACCGGGGGGCGTTGTTCTTCTCCGACTACTCCCGTGACTGCATCTGGGCGATGCTGCCCGCCGCGCCCGGCGGGCTGCCGGTGGCCACCAACCGGCAGACCTTCGCCGCCGCCGCGGCCAACCCGGTCGACCTGGCTGTCGGCCCCGGCGGCGACCTCTACTACGTGGACATCGGCGGCGGCGCGCTGCGCCGGATCCGCTACTTCCCCGGCAACCAGCCGCCGGTGGCGCAGATCGCCGCCTCGCCGACCTCCGGCCCCGCCCCGCTGACGGTCAGCTTCGACGCCACCGGCTCCACCGACCCGGACCCGGCCGACCAGGGCAAACTGACCTACCAGTGGGACTTCACCAACGACGGTACGGTCGACTCGACGGCCGCCACCGTCCAGCACACCTACCCGGCGGGCGGGCCGTACACGGCGCGGCTGCGGGTGGTCGACAGCCTCGGGGCGAGCGCCACCGCGACCGTGCCGATCCAGACCGGCAACAGCATGCCCACCGCCGTGATCGACACCCCGGGGGCGAGCTTCACCTGGGCGGTGAACACCCCGATCACGTTCACCGGGCACGCCACCGACCCGGACCAGGGCACCCTGCCGGCCACCGCGCTGAGCTGGCGGATGAACCTGCACCACTGCTCCGCGCCGGACAACTGCCACATCCACGTCCTCCAGGAGTGGACCGGCGTGGCCGGCGGCTCGATCGCCGGCCCCGACCACGAGTACCCGTCGTACCTGGAGCTGGTGCTGACCGCCACCGACGCCGGCGGGCTCAGCCACTCCACCAGCGTCCGGCTGGACCCGAGGACGGTGAACCTCACCTTCGACACCAACCCGTCCGGGTTGCAGGTGGCCGTCAACTCGGGGGCCCAGGCGACCCCGTTCACCCGTACCGTCATCCAGGGGTCGACGAACACGGTGAGCGCGGTCACGCCGCAGACCTCCGGCGGGCAGACGTACGCCTTCTCGTCCTGGTCGGACGGGGGCGCGCAGACCCACATCGTCACCGCGCCCACCACGCCGACCACCTACACCGCCGGCTTCACCGCCCAGTCCGCCAGCGTCCGGCTGCCGCAGTCCCAACTGAGCGTCGAGGGCGTCGACAGCCAGGAGATCCTGCTCCGCAACGGCTGGTCGAGCAACGCCATCGACGGCTCCCCGTCCACCTACTGGCACACCCGCTACCTGCTGTCGGTCCCGCCGCACTGGATCGACCTGGACCTCGGGGCCAACCGCCAGGTCAACCGGCTCCACTACCTGCCCCGCCAGGACCGCTCCGACGGCCGGATCGCCGGCTACGAGGTCTACCTCTCGACCGACGGCAGCACCTGGGGCAGCCCGGTGGCGACCGGGACCTTCCCGGACACCACAGCCGAACAGACCGTCGCCATCCCGCCGACCAACGCCCGTTACGTCCGGCTGCGTGCCCTCGGTGAGGTCGACGGTGGCCCGTGGACCACGGTCGCCGAACTGAACGTCGGCGTGGCGCCGACCGGCTGA
- a CDS encoding MFS transporter: MVVGGPARTRPTRTPEGASARLGGRYRRLWSASAASNLADGVLKVGLPLVAVTHTRSPTLVAGVAVTFSLPWLLFALPAGALVDRLDRRRVMLVANTLRAALVGALAVAVAFDVGSIWLLHVVAFAVGVAETLYDTAAQSILPQLVPRDLLPRANGRLHAVELAANQFVGPPLAGVLVGGGVAVALAGPAGLWAVAVAALLFVGGRFRVARAGPATSVRADIGEGLRFLWRHRLLRTLAVMVGVSNFTTNGVVAVLVLHAVGPGSAMGFTEAAYGLLLTSLAAGMVVGLLLAPRLERLLGRATALGVSMLACAALVAAPALTTDPFVLGAIFLGGGVLVAAWGVITVSLRQRVTPDRLLGRVNSAYRLLARGSLPLGALAGGLLAELFGLRAVFMIMGVLALALLAGMPWVTDAAIDAAERDAT, translated from the coding sequence ATGGTGGTCGGGGGGCCGGCACGGACACGTCCGACACGTACGCCGGAAGGGGCGTCGGCGCGACTGGGCGGCCGGTACCGGCGGCTCTGGTCGGCGTCGGCGGCGTCGAACCTCGCCGACGGGGTCCTCAAGGTCGGGCTGCCGCTGGTCGCGGTCACCCACACCCGGTCGCCGACCCTGGTCGCCGGGGTCGCGGTGACGTTCAGCCTGCCGTGGCTGCTGTTCGCCCTGCCGGCGGGCGCGCTCGTCGACCGGCTCGACCGGCGTCGGGTGATGCTCGTCGCCAACACGCTGCGGGCGGCGCTGGTCGGCGCGCTGGCGGTGGCGGTGGCGTTCGACGTCGGCTCGATCTGGCTGCTCCACGTGGTGGCGTTCGCCGTCGGCGTCGCCGAGACCCTGTACGACACGGCCGCCCAGTCGATCCTGCCGCAGCTCGTGCCGCGTGACCTGCTGCCCCGGGCCAACGGGCGGCTGCACGCCGTCGAGCTGGCGGCGAACCAGTTCGTCGGCCCGCCGCTCGCCGGCGTGCTGGTGGGCGGGGGCGTCGCCGTCGCGCTGGCCGGGCCGGCCGGGCTGTGGGCGGTCGCGGTGGCGGCGCTGCTGTTCGTCGGCGGCCGGTTCCGCGTGGCACGGGCGGGTCCGGCCACGAGCGTCCGGGCCGACATCGGCGAGGGGCTGCGGTTCCTGTGGCGGCACCGGCTGCTGCGCACCTTGGCGGTCATGGTGGGGGTCAGCAACTTCACCACCAACGGGGTGGTCGCCGTGCTGGTGCTCCACGCGGTCGGCCCAGGCTCCGCGATGGGGTTCACCGAAGCCGCGTACGGCCTGCTGTTGACCTCCCTCGCCGCCGGCATGGTCGTGGGGCTGCTGCTCGCGCCCCGACTGGAACGCCTGCTCGGCCGGGCGACGGCGCTCGGGGTGTCCATGCTCGCCTGCGCCGCGCTCGTCGCCGCGCCGGCGCTGACCACCGACCCGTTCGTGCTCGGCGCGATCTTCCTCGGCGGTGGGGTCCTGGTCGCCGCCTGGGGCGTCATCACGGTGTCGCTGCGCCAGCGGGTGACACCGGACCGGCTGCTCGGCCGGGTCAACAGCGCCTACCGGCTGCTCGCCCGGGGCAGCCTGCCGCTCGGCGCGCTGGCCGGCGGGCTGTTGGCGGAGCTGTTCGGCCTCCGCGCGGTCTTCATGATCATGGGGGTGTTGGCGCTGGCGCTGCTGGCCGGCATGCCCTGGGTCACCGACGCCGCGATCGACGCCGCCGAGCGGGACGCCACCTGA
- a CDS encoding transcriptional regulator: MTAVTGTPDPDAGHPVTGLDEVVHQRARLGILTIAHEARRVEFGYLRAHLELTAGNLSKHLSVLETAGLIEIEKGYEGRRGRTWITLTAAGDTALADEIARLKQLIARVETSDSR, from the coding sequence GTGACGGCCGTGACCGGCACGCCGGACCCGGACGCCGGGCACCCGGTCACCGGGCTGGACGAGGTGGTGCACCAGCGGGCCCGGCTCGGCATCCTGACGATCGCGCACGAGGCACGCCGGGTCGAGTTCGGTTACCTGCGCGCCCACCTCGAACTGACGGCCGGCAACCTCTCCAAGCACCTCAGCGTGCTGGAGACGGCTGGCCTGATCGAGATCGAGAAGGGCTACGAGGGCCGGCGTGGCCGCACCTGGATCACCCTCACCGCGGCCGGCGACACCGCGCTCGCCGACGAGATCGCGCGACTCAAGCAGCTCATCGCCCGCGTCGAGACGAGCGACAGCCGGTAG
- a CDS encoding aminoglycoside phosphotransferase family protein has translation MSDTPQLGPVPRRIAVDPEQVRRLVADQFPRWADLPVRPVADGGWDNWTFHLGDRMLARLPSAAEYAEAVGKEHRWLPALAPRLPLPIPVPLAKGEPGAGYPYPWSIYRWLDGEPASADRIADPRRFALDLAGFLAALWSVDTTDGPRPGQHNWYRGGTLRTYDGQARRALSALDGHVDTRLARKIWSSALAAPWDGVESWFHGDVAPGNLLLDDGRLAAVIDFGTCGVGDPACDLAVAWTLLTTDGRQAFRERLSVDDATWARGRGWALWKTLVTCASALGDADDVAVRARRVLDGIFSEYAASAVTPPVP, from the coding sequence ATGAGTGACACACCGCAGCTCGGCCCCGTGCCCCGACGCATCGCCGTCGACCCGGAACAGGTGCGCCGGCTCGTCGCCGACCAGTTCCCCCGCTGGGCCGACCTGCCGGTGCGGCCCGTCGCCGACGGTGGCTGGGACAACTGGACCTTCCACCTCGGCGACCGGATGTTGGCGCGGCTGCCCAGCGCCGCCGAGTACGCCGAGGCGGTCGGGAAGGAACACCGCTGGCTTCCGGCGCTCGCCCCCCGACTCCCGCTGCCCATCCCCGTCCCCCTGGCGAAGGGCGAGCCCGGCGCGGGCTACCCGTACCCGTGGTCGATCTACCGGTGGCTCGACGGCGAGCCGGCGAGCGCGGACCGGATCGCCGACCCCCGCCGGTTCGCGCTCGACCTGGCCGGGTTCCTGGCGGCCCTGTGGAGCGTCGACACCACCGACGGTCCCCGACCCGGGCAGCACAACTGGTACCGGGGCGGCACGCTGCGCACCTACGACGGGCAAGCCCGGCGTGCGCTCTCGGCCCTCGACGGCCACGTCGACACCAGGCTGGCCCGCAAGATCTGGTCGAGCGCGCTCGCCGCGCCCTGGGACGGCGTGGAGAGCTGGTTCCACGGTGACGTCGCGCCGGGGAATCTCCTGCTCGACGACGGGAGGCTGGCGGCGGTCATCGACTTCGGGACCTGCGGCGTCGGCGACCCGGCCTGTGACCTGGCGGTCGCGTGGACCCTGCTGACCACCGACGGCCGGCAGGCGTTCCGGGAGCGGCTCTCCGTCGACGACGCGACCTGGGCGCGCGGGCGGGGCTGGGCACTCTGGAAGACGCTCGTCACCTGCGCCTCCGCCCTGGGCGATGCCGACGACGTGGCCGTGCGCGCCCGGCGCGTCCTCGACGGGATCTTCTCCGAGTACGCGGCCAGCGCCGTCACCCCGCCCGTCCCGTAA
- a CDS encoding lamin tail domain-containing protein: MKNRLIGFVSALTVLVGGSLAAASPAQAAPAVMFTKVYYDSPGSDSGSNSSLNAEYVRLTNTRSSVVNLKGWYVRDKTGYTYKFTGDFKVAGKNSILIRTGKGTNKGTNRYWGRSWYVWNNTGDTAYLRNASGSLVDSCSWSKTGSGYTNC; the protein is encoded by the coding sequence TTGAAGAACCGGTTGATCGGGTTCGTCTCGGCGCTCACCGTCCTGGTCGGCGGTTCGCTGGCCGCCGCCAGCCCGGCGCAGGCCGCCCCGGCGGTCATGTTCACCAAGGTCTACTACGACTCGCCGGGCAGCGACTCCGGGTCCAACAGCAGCCTGAACGCCGAGTACGTCCGGCTGACCAACACGCGCAGCTCGGTCGTCAACCTCAAGGGCTGGTACGTGCGCGACAAGACCGGCTACACGTACAAGTTCACCGGTGACTTCAAGGTCGCCGGGAAGAACAGCATTCTCATCCGTACCGGCAAGGGCACCAACAAGGGCACCAACCGGTACTGGGGCCGTTCCTGGTACGTCTGGAACAACACCGGCGACACCGCGTACCTGCGCAACGCCTCCGGTTCGCTGGTCGACAGCTGCTCGTGGAGCAAGACGGGCAGCGGCTACACCAACTGCTGA
- a CDS encoding GNAT family N-acetyltransferase: MRLETITPTNYEAALALSVRPDQEDLVAPVVKSLAEAYVFPEHAWPRLIYDGDRLVGFLMAFLEIPWYPERDPTDRRSGLWRLNIAADAQGRGYGRYAVDAVCAEIRARGGTRAYVTWEPRPGGPEEFYLRLGFRPTGERSGGQTVGVLDLRPPTAT; the protein is encoded by the coding sequence ATGCGGCTGGAGACGATCACCCCGACGAACTACGAGGCGGCGCTGGCGCTGTCCGTACGCCCCGACCAGGAGGATCTGGTCGCGCCGGTGGTGAAGTCACTGGCCGAGGCGTACGTCTTCCCCGAGCACGCCTGGCCCCGGCTCATCTACGACGGGGACCGGTTGGTCGGCTTCCTGATGGCCTTCCTCGAGATTCCGTGGTATCCCGAGCGCGACCCGACCGACCGGCGCTCCGGCCTGTGGCGGCTGAACATCGCCGCCGACGCCCAGGGCAGGGGCTACGGCCGGTACGCCGTCGACGCCGTGTGCGCGGAGATCCGGGCCCGGGGCGGCACCCGCGCGTACGTCACCTGGGAGCCCCGCCCCGGCGGCCCCGAGGAGTTCTACCTGAGGCTCGGTTTCCGACCGACCGGCGAACGCAGCGGCGGCCAGACCGTCGGTGTCCTCGACCTGCGCCCGCCCACCGCGACCTGA
- a CDS encoding MFS transporter codes for MTRRAVGWPLLVQSGLVLGGYAAVRPMTGYRAIELQAGNTGIGLLAASFSVLPLLLAYPVGRQADRFGPARLMVVGAGLFTGAGVLAVLAGTLPVLLVASALLGLGQLVSVVGQQSTVAVSGTANLDRGFGLLTAAGAVGQAAGPLLAAGAASVPGVGPSPAAVGLAIGTAICAASAFCLKPLLRAAPRSRAPAPRSSWRVAAGMVGVPGMTATLVAGGVVLAALDLLFVFLPAWADERGVPVAAVGGLLALRAAVTLLARLVVDRVVARAGRRLTMTASIAVAGLGLLALPLVQLPGAAVIMLFLGIGLGVAQPLAMSWVADAARPGTRGAAMGLRLTANRLAQTALPVAVGAFSTGAAGVFWAVGALLALSAGTLLRMPPDRPRPGPPPGPPP; via the coding sequence GTGACCCGCCGGGCCGTCGGGTGGCCGCTGCTCGTCCAGTCCGGCCTGGTGCTGGGCGGGTACGCGGCCGTCCGCCCGATGACCGGGTACCGGGCCATCGAGTTGCAGGCCGGCAACACCGGCATCGGGCTGCTCGCGGCCAGCTTCTCCGTGCTGCCGCTGCTGCTCGCGTACCCGGTGGGTCGGCAGGCCGACCGGTTCGGTCCGGCCCGGCTGATGGTGGTCGGCGCCGGGCTGTTCACCGGGGCGGGCGTGCTGGCCGTGCTGGCCGGCACCCTGCCGGTGCTGCTGGTGGCCAGCGCGCTGCTCGGCCTCGGCCAACTCGTCAGCGTCGTCGGCCAGCAGTCCACCGTCGCGGTGAGCGGCACGGCGAACCTGGACCGCGGCTTCGGCCTGCTCACCGCGGCCGGCGCCGTCGGGCAGGCGGCCGGCCCGCTGCTGGCCGCCGGGGCGGCGAGCGTGCCCGGCGTCGGCCCGTCACCGGCGGCCGTCGGGCTGGCCATCGGTACGGCTATCTGCGCCGCCTCGGCGTTCTGCCTGAAACCGCTGCTGCGGGCCGCGCCCCGCTCCCGGGCCCCGGCCCCCCGATCGTCGTGGCGGGTGGCGGCCGGCATGGTCGGCGTACCCGGGATGACCGCGACCCTGGTCGCCGGCGGCGTGGTGCTGGCGGCGCTGGACCTGCTCTTCGTCTTCCTGCCGGCCTGGGCCGACGAGCGTGGCGTCCCGGTCGCGGCGGTGGGCGGGCTGCTCGCGCTGCGGGCCGCGGTAACCCTGCTCGCCCGGCTGGTCGTCGACCGGGTGGTGGCCCGCGCCGGCCGCCGACTGACCATGACGGCCTCGATCGCCGTCGCCGGGCTCGGCCTGCTGGCGCTGCCGCTGGTCCAACTCCCCGGCGCCGCCGTGATCATGCTGTTCCTCGGGATCGGGTTGGGCGTGGCGCAACCGCTGGCCATGTCCTGGGTGGCCGACGCCGCCCGCCCCGGCACCCGGGGGGCCGCCATGGGCCTGCGGCTGACCGCGAACCGCCTCGCCCAGACCGCGCTACCGGTCGCCGTGGGGGCCTTCTCCACCGGCGCGGCCGGCGTGTTCTGGGCGGTCGGCGCGCTGCTCGCCCTCTCGGCGGGGACCCTGCTCCGGATGCCCCCGGACCGACCCCGGCCCGGCCCGCCACCCGGCCCACCACCCTGA
- a CDS encoding phosphosulfolactate synthase: MTTTPERAFPFLRLNERPDKPRTVGLTEIRGPYYTSFGPDHLRDLLESVGPHVDSFKFPGASMPLMSEATLKKFIDVCHDHNVEVSTGGLIEFVLTRGPDAVEQYFQAIARYEFDIVEISVGMLSIAASDYLRLIERGRKAGLKVKAEVGIQFGAGGTSSVEELAAEGTGDPGYAVQRARRAFDAGANLVMLESEGITEQVRTWRTDVPALFIAEFGLESVMFEAADPPVFEWYVKNYGPEVNVFIDHSQVYQLECLRSGIWGTKGLWGRVVSYKG; this comes from the coding sequence ATGACCACCACCCCCGAGCGGGCCTTCCCGTTCCTGCGCCTCAACGAGCGGCCCGACAAGCCGCGCACCGTCGGGCTCACCGAGATCCGCGGCCCCTACTACACCTCGTTCGGCCCGGACCACCTGCGCGACCTGCTGGAGTCCGTCGGCCCGCACGTGGACTCGTTCAAGTTCCCCGGCGCGTCGATGCCCCTGATGTCCGAGGCGACCCTGAAGAAGTTCATCGACGTCTGCCACGACCACAACGTCGAGGTCTCCACCGGCGGGCTCATCGAGTTCGTGCTGACCCGGGGTCCCGACGCCGTCGAACAGTACTTCCAGGCCATCGCCCGGTACGAGTTCGACATCGTGGAGATCTCCGTCGGGATGCTGTCCATCGCCGCCTCCGACTACCTGCGGCTGATCGAACGCGGACGCAAGGCCGGACTCAAGGTGAAAGCCGAGGTCGGCATCCAGTTCGGGGCCGGCGGCACCTCGTCGGTGGAGGAGCTCGCCGCCGAGGGCACCGGCGACCCCGGCTACGCGGTGCAACGCGCCCGCCGCGCCTTCGACGCCGGCGCGAACCTGGTCATGCTGGAGTCCGAGGGGATCACCGAACAGGTCCGTACCTGGCGCACCGACGTGCCGGCGCTGTTCATCGCCGAGTTCGGCCTGGAATCGGTGATGTTCGAGGCCGCCGACCCGCCGGTCTTCGAGTGGTACGTGAAGAACTACGGCCCCGAGGTCAACGTCTTCATCGACCACAGTCAGGTCTACCAGCTCGAATGTCTCCGCTCCGGGATCTGGGGCACCAAGGGCCTCTGGGGCCGGGTCGTCAGCTACAAGGGGTGA